Below is a genomic region from Nitrospira sp..
AGATTGGTGCCCTGCATCATGCAGGGATCACAGATATGGAACAACCCCAGGACCACGACCTTTCCCTTTTGCGACGCAAGGCCCACCGTGTCGCCGGTCAAGGCATTCAGCGTAAAGTCCGGCGCTTTCTCGCCCACCTTGAAGAATCCCGCCGCCAAGACTGCGTAGGAAACCACCATCGGAGCCGCCAGAGCGGCTGCTGCGATAAGGATGGAACGTTTCATAATGCCTCCCTTTCTTGAACAGTGCTTCGAGTTGAGTTCTGAGCAGGACAGCCTTGCCCAGGACTCAGCACCGAGCACTCAGGCCTTCTTGTGCGGCTATCCTACCACGCGGTTTTTTTGGGGAGCAACGTACGGAGACGCACGGAGGATCAGCACTGAAGATCAGCGGTTCGAGAACGGCCCGCTAGGCGGGCCATCCCTCGACGAGCCTGTTTGGCCAGGGGCAATCTGGCGGTCCATGACCGGAGAGGTTGCACCGTCCGCGCCAACCGCTGCAGAAATCGGCGCTGGCGGAACCATTCAGGTGGGTCATGGACCACGCGATGATCGTCGCGGCAGAGGGCGAGCGCGTAGCGCCACTGCTCCAGCCTAGTATCTTTCAGCGCATAATACAATGCCGGCCCATCGTGCTCGTCGATTCCGTCCTCCGGCTGGAAGAGCAGGCTTTTCGGCATGCGCGCCGCCAGGCCCAGTACGTCTGGGTCGGCCCGGACTGCCGCCCACAGGGCTGGAGGCAGCGCGGTATTCATCGTCTGCTGCGCCAGTCTCAATCCGAGCAGCAACATGCGCCGGCACTTCCATCCCTTCGCTGCTGACCATACCCGATCCCAGTCCAATGTTCGCGTCCGAATCAAGGCGGCCACGTCCACGATCCATTTCAGTCTCTCCCACGCGTGTTTCGAGCCGTGCACGCACAAAATGATCAGGAGTTCCTCGGGGGCGATGGTGCTGAGCCGTCCGCCGTCGACAGACAGGGAAACCTGCCGCTCCCAAATGTCGGATCGATCCAGCCGGAAAGAGAATTGCTCGTGGGCCATAACCCATTGCAGATCCACCAGCAGACGACTCGTCTCGTGCACGTAGAGATGATATGGTTCATCGTAGTGCGCGGCCTGAAATGACTCACGGGACTGACGCAGGGCCCGGTATCCATGAGCCGACAAGATCTTCTGCGCCTCGGCCAAGCGAGCTTGCGGCACGATGAAATCCAGATCGTCGAAATCTCGAAGATTCGCGTTTTCATATGCCATCGCGGCGAGAGTGGCGCCCTTGAACGGGATGGCCGGCAGGCCCCTCTGTTCGAATGCGCGGCTGATCCGGACCGTCTCGCGGGCCAAGGCTCCGTTCAGCAACATCCCGGCCTGCGTCACCCGGCGAAGCGCCGTCAACGTCGCGGGAGGAACTAGGTCCGCGCAGGTCGCGGTGATCGACCGCCACAGCAGCGGACCGACCCCATGAAACCGGGCGAGGTCGAGCACCAACGTCCAATTGAGCGACTCCAAGTCCGTTTCTCTCACACGCTGTCGAACCGGGTCGCTTA
It encodes:
- a CDS encoding nucleotidyltransferase family protein; amino-acid sequence: MMQEPSDQLETPLASISGLKRAAASSRFSEARFILLCARASLSDPVRQRVRETDLESLNWTLVLDLARFHGVGPLLWRSITATCADLVPPATLTALRRVTQAGMLLNGALARETVRISRAFEQRGLPAIPFKGATLAAMAYENANLRDFDDLDFIVPQARLAEAQKILSAHGYRALRQSRESFQAAHYDEPYHLYVHETSRLLVDLQWVMAHEQFSFRLDRSDIWERQVSLSVDGGRLSTIAPEELLIILCVHGSKHAWERLKWIVDVAALIRTRTLDWDRVWSAAKGWKCRRMLLLGLRLAQQTMNTALPPALWAAVRADPDVLGLAARMPKSLLFQPEDGIDEHDGPALYYALKDTRLEQWRYALALCRDDHRVVHDPPEWFRQRRFLQRLARTVQPLRSWTARLPLAKQARRGMARLAGRSRTADLQC